Proteins encoded by one window of Pseudonocardia alni:
- the tatA gene encoding twin-arginine translocase TatA/TatE family subunit: MTPPGPTQLLVVLLVVVLLFGAKKLPDLARSVGRSTRILKSELGGTPDDGAARSEDRALEERPAGEPAARERVAEERTTGER; the protein is encoded by the coding sequence ATGACCCCACCCGGACCGACCCAGCTGCTCGTCGTCCTGCTGGTCGTCGTGCTGCTGTTCGGCGCGAAGAAACTGCCCGACCTGGCCCGCTCGGTGGGCCGGTCCACCCGCATCCTGAAGTCCGAGCTGGGCGGGACCCCCGACGACGGCGCGGCCCGCTCCGAGGACCGGGCCCTCGAGGAGCGGCCCGCCGGGGAGCCGGCGGCCCGGGAGCGGGTCGCGGAGGAACGGACCACCGGCGAGCGCTGA
- the mgtA gene encoding magnesium-translocating P-type ATPase produces the protein MDRTIGRDGAAARPPPPPADPPVTPGEPALRHWAGADAFALLRGLESARRGLCEDTAALRLHAHGDNATDAVRRPGAAVWARRALAGPFSGLMTVLGVLLAVAGSPGSATLVLVVAALGVGLRLWHAARSDRLSRELRAHAATTVTVRRRPAPGTAPRDSEVPPEDLVPGDVVLLGAGDPVPADARLLHARDLLVDQSSLSGELLPVTKAPPSSREPRPAPRRRPSRAGTDDRPLTALPALLFAGSTVVRGTATAVVLATGAHTHTEELAGRGRRPRPESEVDRGLRSVRRALVRCMLLAAPLVLLVNVEVSGDVRQALLFAVVVTVGLAPELLPLIVGTTLLRGAARLRESGVLVTRPEAIHDLGSIDVACLDKTGTLTEDRVVFTHSVDVDGRPDPAPADAAAVAVRFQTTPRDGLDDAVSAADRDGSALLAHGLLTRVEELPFDHSRRRSAMVLRDAHDPGELVIVRGDPDTVLPRCTRVARDGGAVELTASLRTAAADAAAGHRATGLRVVAVATRRTPLLRPLGAGDDDDPERDLLLLGFVGMVDPVRESAARAVERFAEQGVAVKVLTGDDTAVAEQVCARAGIAVTGVLDGTGLDALNDVALARAVARTTLFTRLGPLQKERVVAALQARGHTVGFLGDGLNDVGALRIADVGIGVDGAVPAARAAADIVLADRSPDVVVSAVEEGRRTLGRATRYLTVTAALNVGNALSVLVASAVLPFLPLLPAQLLLQGVLFGVAALSLSFDRVEPGWTARPRRWDTRGMLWCMAVLGPLASAFDLVTFWAVWRFLGLDTPQEQAVFQAVWFMEGVLSQVLVLLLLRTRAGRAARPVVATVSAVVLAGLAVPFTPLAPLFGMAAPPPAVWPLLAAVVLPFLSCVAATRPLYLRHVLGIRAADPRQEKERIR, from the coding sequence TTGGACCGGACGATCGGGCGCGACGGTGCCGCGGCGCGGCCACCGCCCCCGCCGGCCGATCCGCCCGTCACGCCCGGCGAGCCCGCACTGCGGCACTGGGCGGGCGCCGACGCGTTCGCGCTGCTCCGGGGCCTGGAGTCCGCGCGCCGCGGCCTGTGCGAGGACACCGCCGCACTGCGCCTGCACGCCCACGGTGACAACGCCACCGATGCCGTCCGGCGCCCGGGCGCGGCCGTGTGGGCCCGCCGCGCGCTCGCCGGCCCGTTCTCCGGCCTGATGACCGTGCTCGGGGTGCTGCTCGCCGTCGCGGGCAGCCCCGGCAGCGCGACGCTGGTGCTCGTCGTCGCCGCGCTCGGCGTCGGGCTGCGCCTGTGGCACGCCGCCCGCAGCGACCGGCTGTCGCGGGAGCTGCGCGCGCACGCCGCGACCACCGTGACGGTCCGCCGCCGCCCGGCGCCCGGGACCGCACCGCGGGACAGCGAGGTGCCGCCGGAGGACCTGGTGCCCGGCGACGTCGTGCTGCTCGGCGCGGGCGACCCCGTCCCGGCCGACGCGCGGCTGCTGCACGCCCGGGACCTGCTGGTCGACCAGTCGTCGCTGTCCGGGGAGCTGCTGCCGGTGACGAAGGCGCCCCCGTCGTCGCGGGAGCCGCGCCCGGCGCCGCGGCGACGGCCGTCGCGGGCAGGGACCGACGACCGCCCGCTCACCGCGCTCCCGGCGCTGCTGTTCGCCGGGAGCACCGTGGTCCGCGGCACCGCGACGGCGGTCGTGCTGGCCACCGGGGCGCACACCCACACCGAGGAGCTGGCCGGGCGCGGCCGCCGTCCCCGTCCGGAGTCCGAGGTGGACCGGGGACTGCGGTCGGTGCGGCGGGCGCTGGTGCGCTGCATGCTGCTCGCGGCGCCGCTGGTGCTGCTGGTGAACGTCGAGGTGTCCGGTGACGTGCGGCAGGCGCTGCTGTTCGCCGTCGTCGTGACGGTCGGCCTGGCCCCGGAGCTGTTGCCGCTGATCGTCGGGACCACGCTGCTGCGCGGCGCGGCCCGGCTGCGCGAGTCCGGGGTGCTGGTGACCCGCCCGGAGGCCATCCACGACCTCGGCTCGATCGACGTCGCCTGCCTGGACAAGACCGGCACGCTCACGGAGGACCGGGTGGTGTTCACCCACTCCGTCGACGTCGACGGCCGCCCCGACCCCGCCCCGGCCGACGCGGCCGCGGTCGCGGTGCGCTTCCAGACCACCCCGCGCGACGGCCTCGACGACGCCGTGTCCGCCGCCGACCGGGACGGGTCGGCGCTGCTGGCCCACGGCCTGCTCACCCGGGTCGAGGAGCTGCCGTTCGACCACTCCCGGCGGCGCTCGGCGATGGTGCTGCGCGACGCGCACGACCCCGGTGAGCTGGTGATCGTGCGGGGCGACCCGGACACCGTGCTCCCCCGCTGCACCCGGGTCGCCCGCGACGGCGGGGCCGTGGAGCTGACCGCGTCGCTGCGGACCGCGGCCGCCGACGCCGCGGCCGGGCACCGCGCGACCGGGCTGCGGGTCGTCGCCGTCGCCACCCGCCGGACGCCGCTGCTGCGTCCGCTCGGCGCCGGTGACGACGACGACCCCGAGCGCGACCTGCTGTTGCTGGGCTTCGTCGGGATGGTCGACCCGGTGCGGGAGTCCGCGGCCCGCGCGGTGGAGCGCTTCGCCGAGCAGGGCGTCGCGGTGAAGGTCCTGACCGGCGACGACACCGCCGTCGCCGAGCAGGTGTGCGCGCGGGCCGGGATCGCGGTCACCGGGGTGCTCGACGGCACCGGGCTCGACGCCCTCAACGACGTCGCGCTGGCCCGAGCGGTGGCGCGCACCACCCTGTTCACCCGGCTCGGGCCGTTGCAGAAGGAGCGGGTCGTCGCCGCGCTGCAGGCCCGCGGGCACACCGTCGGGTTCCTCGGCGACGGCCTCAACGACGTCGGCGCGCTGCGGATCGCCGACGTCGGGATCGGCGTCGACGGGGCGGTGCCCGCCGCCCGGGCGGCCGCGGACATCGTGCTGGCCGACCGCAGCCCCGACGTCGTCGTCTCCGCGGTCGAGGAGGGCAGGCGGACCCTGGGCCGCGCCACCCGCTATCTGACCGTGACCGCGGCGCTGAACGTCGGCAACGCCCTGTCGGTGCTGGTCGCCTCGGCGGTGCTGCCGTTCCTGCCGCTGCTGCCCGCACAGCTGCTGCTGCAGGGCGTGCTGTTCGGGGTGGCCGCACTGTCGTTGTCGTTCGACCGGGTCGAGCCGGGCTGGACGGCGCGGCCCCGGCGCTGGGACACCCGCGGGATGCTGTGGTGCATGGCGGTCCTCGGGCCGCTGGCCTCGGCGTTCGACCTGGTCACGTTCTGGGCGGTGTGGCGCTTCCTGGGCCTGGACACCCCGCAGGAGCAGGCGGTGTTCCAGGCCGTCTGGTTCATGGAGGGGGTGCTGTCCCAGGTCCTGGTGCTGCTCCTGCTGCGGACCCGCGCCGGGCGCGCCGCCCGGCCGGTGGTGGCGACGGTGTCGGCCGTGGTCCTGGCCGGGCTGGCGGTGCCGTTCACGCCGCTCGCCCCCCTGTTCGGGATGGCGGCGCCACCGCCCGCGGTGTGGCCGCTGCTGGCCGCCGTCGTGCTGCCGTTCCTGTCGTGTGTGGCCGCGACGCGGCCGCTGTACCTGCGTCACGTGCTGGGGATCCGCGCCGCGGACCCCCGGCAGGAGAAGGAGAGGATCCGATGA
- a CDS encoding ArsR/SmtB family transcription factor yields the protein METAPEDPQPLDPELLADAAAAFGMLAATSRLQIVWLLADGPRDVGTLATTLGQPVATVSQHLAKLKLAGLVRARREGRHQIYVIADAGVVEVVRTVVAAQDRRREPGAVRGRGIA from the coding sequence GTGGAGACCGCCCCCGAGGACCCGCAGCCCCTCGACCCCGAGCTGCTGGCCGACGCGGCCGCGGCGTTCGGGATGCTCGCCGCGACCTCGCGGCTGCAGATCGTCTGGCTGCTCGCCGACGGCCCGCGCGACGTCGGCACCCTCGCGACGACTCTCGGCCAGCCGGTGGCGACGGTGAGCCAGCACCTGGCGAAGCTCAAGCTCGCCGGGCTGGTCCGTGCCCGCCGCGAGGGCCGCCACCAGATCTACGTCATCGCCGACGCCGGCGTGGTCGAGGTGGTCCGGACCGTGGTGGCCGCGCAGGACCGCAGGCGTGAGCCGGGCGCCGTCCGCGGGCGGGGGATCGCGTGA
- a CDS encoding LCP family protein yields the protein MWPRSGGPPAARPGAPAGPRPSRAVPGAPSGGPARPAGRPASAGPRARPADPGTRPTTPIRPVAPWPRAEQRAPASLRHRARGLVAALSVAVFLATGAGWAMVGGTSGLTTADVTGPHVADGATDILLVGSDSRVDARGNPLPREVLDALDAGDADGQDNTDTLMLVRIPDDPDLGASAVSIPRDSWVDVPGLGTHKINSALARGAAIARPDLIRRGLSGPDLEREANAAGSRLLVRTVEELTGVSIDHYAQVNLAGFAEITRALGGVPVCLRAPVRDSYSGADFAAGPQTVQGAQALQFVRQRHGLPEGDLDRVRRQQAFLAGLTHRLLSAGTLTDPTAVADLMQAVNGAVVLDQGWDLTSMLAHAAQLRGDRVTFRTIPTGRADYRTGSEGVAVKVDPGQVTAFFAGLAAPGAPADPGDGDDADSAAPATPAPAESGTGRAAAPRGDPTPPADTQPELTADGVPCVD from the coding sequence GTGTGGCCCCGCTCCGGCGGCCCGCCGGCGGCCCGCCCCGGCGCCCCGGCCGGCCCCCGTCCGTCGCGCGCGGTCCCCGGTGCTCCGTCGGGCGGCCCGGCCCGGCCCGCCGGACGCCCCGCGTCGGCCGGCCCGCGGGCCCGGCCCGCCGACCCCGGCACCCGCCCCACCACCCCGATCCGCCCCGTCGCCCCCTGGCCCCGCGCCGAGCAGCGCGCCCCCGCCTCGTTGCGGCACCGCGCCCGCGGTCTCGTCGCGGCACTGTCGGTCGCGGTCTTCCTCGCCACCGGCGCCGGCTGGGCGATGGTCGGCGGCACCAGCGGTCTGACCACCGCGGACGTGACCGGACCGCACGTCGCCGACGGCGCGACCGACATCCTGCTGGTCGGCAGCGACTCCCGGGTCGACGCCCGCGGCAACCCGCTGCCCCGCGAGGTCCTCGACGCCCTGGACGCGGGCGACGCCGACGGCCAGGACAACACCGACACCCTGATGCTGGTCCGCATCCCGGACGACCCCGACCTCGGCGCCTCCGCGGTGTCGATCCCGCGCGACTCCTGGGTCGACGTTCCCGGCCTCGGCACACACAAGATCAACTCTGCGTTGGCGCGCGGTGCGGCGATCGCCCGGCCGGACCTGATCCGGCGGGGGCTGAGCGGGCCGGACCTGGAGCGGGAGGCCAACGCCGCGGGCAGCAGGCTGCTCGTGCGCACCGTCGAGGAGCTCACCGGCGTCTCGATCGACCACTACGCCCAGGTCAACCTGGCCGGGTTCGCCGAGATCACCCGCGCGCTCGGCGGCGTCCCGGTGTGCCTCCGGGCCCCGGTGCGCGACAGCTACTCCGGCGCCGACTTCGCCGCGGGCCCGCAGACCGTGCAGGGCGCCCAGGCCCTGCAGTTCGTCCGGCAGCGGCACGGGCTGCCCGAGGGGGACCTCGACCGGGTCCGCCGCCAGCAGGCGTTCCTCGCGGGACTGACCCACCGGCTCCTCTCGGCGGGCACCCTCACCGACCCGACGGCCGTCGCCGACCTGATGCAGGCGGTCAACGGTGCCGTCGTGCTCGACCAGGGCTGGGACCTCACCTCGATGCTCGCGCACGCCGCGCAGCTGCGCGGTGACCGGGTCACCTTCCGCACCATCCCCACCGGCCGGGCCGACTACCGGACCGGCAGCGAGGGTGTCGCGGTGAAGGTCGACCCGGGGCAGGTCACGGCGTTCTTCGCCGGGCTGGCCGCGCCCGGGGCACCGGCCGACCCCGGAGACGGCGACGACGCGGACTCCGCCGCGCCGGCGACACCGGCCCCGGCGGAGAGCGGGACCGGACGGGCCGCGGCGCCCCGGGGTGACCCGACCCCGCCCGCCGACACCCAGCCCGAGCTGACCGCCGACGGGGTGCCCTGCGTCGACTGA
- a CDS encoding DedA family protein: MVLVAGLVTLGETTIGVGLVLPGETVLIAAAMAVPDVPAAVLVTGVVAVAAACGDAIGYAIGRRFGPRLRESRIIGRMGRDAWDDAARTLRRWGPWAVLGARFLPVVRTMTPAAAGASGLPLRRFLPAVVVGATVWSAVHVTAGFLLREAAEQFEKAFGIAGWVVLAVVVVAGVVGWRVRRRRAEARRAAARETVAALAEERRDAA, translated from the coding sequence GTGGTGCTCGTCGCGGGGCTGGTCACCCTCGGCGAGACCACGATCGGCGTCGGGCTGGTCCTGCCCGGCGAGACCGTGCTCATCGCCGCCGCGATGGCCGTCCCGGACGTCCCGGCCGCGGTGCTGGTCACCGGGGTGGTCGCGGTCGCCGCCGCCTGCGGCGACGCGATCGGCTACGCGATCGGCCGCCGTTTCGGCCCGCGGCTGCGCGAGTCGCGGATCATCGGCCGGATGGGCCGCGACGCCTGGGACGACGCCGCCCGTACCCTGCGCCGCTGGGGTCCGTGGGCGGTGCTCGGCGCCCGGTTCCTGCCGGTGGTGCGCACGATGACCCCGGCCGCGGCGGGGGCGTCCGGTCTGCCGCTGCGGCGGTTCCTGCCCGCCGTCGTCGTCGGGGCGACGGTCTGGTCGGCCGTGCACGTGACCGCCGGGTTCCTGCTGCGCGAGGCCGCCGAGCAGTTCGAGAAGGCCTTCGGGATCGCCGGCTGGGTGGTCCTGGCGGTCGTGGTCGTCGCCGGCGTCGTCGGGTGGCGGGTGCGGCGTCGTCGCGCCGAGGCCCGCCGGGCCGCCGCCCGCGAGACCGTCGCCGCCCTGGCCGAGGAGCGCCGCGACGCCGCCTGA